A section of the Arabiibacter massiliensis genome encodes:
- a CDS encoding DegV family protein → MRSQSIHNPALFVPADEGKRFLMKIVADSSTMFSVEEGAARGIGILPLAVGIDGETWLEYEEIATDDFLARVRAGAMPQSSCPPPHLTLEAYDTDEEVVHLAMADGLSGAYEVACGLREQARHPERVHVVNSATLCAPHRALALAAVELAKRFKSAGDVIERLRPLIASAHSFLLPEDFEYLRRGGRLTPLAATFAHLLKAAPVMRQTDDGTRLERLAVARSFKKGIEAAAAELARRDVGAGHFIGVSHADNPADAGWALDRLQTAFPQCRFGLYELGPAFITQGGPSCIAVQSIDLGAFPDLVLG, encoded by the coding sequence GTGCGGTCGCAATCGATCCACAACCCCGCGCTCTTCGTCCCCGCCGACGAGGGAAAGAGGTTCCTCATGAAGATCGTTGCCGACTCTTCCACCATGTTCTCCGTCGAGGAGGGAGCGGCCCGCGGCATCGGGATCCTGCCGCTCGCCGTGGGCATCGACGGCGAGACCTGGCTCGAGTACGAGGAGATCGCGACCGACGACTTCCTCGCGCGCGTGCGCGCCGGCGCGATGCCGCAAAGCTCGTGCCCGCCGCCGCACCTCACGCTCGAGGCGTACGACACCGACGAGGAGGTGGTGCACCTCGCCATGGCCGACGGCCTGTCCGGCGCCTACGAGGTGGCCTGCGGCTTGCGCGAGCAGGCGCGCCATCCCGAGCGCGTCCACGTGGTGAACTCCGCCACCCTGTGCGCGCCGCACCGCGCGCTCGCCCTGGCCGCCGTCGAGCTGGCGAAGCGCTTCAAAAGCGCCGGCGACGTGATCGAGCGCCTGCGCCCCCTGATCGCGAGCGCGCATTCGTTTCTGCTCCCCGAGGATTTCGAGTACCTGCGCCGCGGCGGCCGGCTCACCCCGCTCGCGGCCACGTTCGCGCACCTGCTGAAGGCGGCGCCCGTCATGCGCCAGACCGACGACGGCACCCGCCTCGAGCGGCTCGCCGTGGCGCGCAGCTTCAAGAAGGGCATCGAGGCCGCAGCCGCCGAGCTGGCGCGACGCGACGTGGGCGCGGGGCACTTCATCGGCGTGAGCCATGCGGACAACCCCGCCGATGCCGGCTGGGCGCTCGACCGCCTGCAGACCGCCTTCCCGCAGTGCCGCTTCGGCCTTTACGAGCTGGGCCCGGCGTTCATCACACAGGGCGGCCCCTCGTGCATCGCCGTCCAATCGATCGACCTGGGCGCATTCCCCGACCTCGTCCTCGGCTGA
- a CDS encoding FAD-dependent oxidoreductase encodes MKANTTGMSRRAFLGLGATAAVAAGAGLAGCAPQSKDAAAAADAGAQGAEGGAAASMPDPTAYTPSFLAKPEAPAEVAEEKDCDVLVIGLGLAGVAAARSAAEAGAKVIGIEKQPDIGVVTMAGAFGVVNSKIQQDAGITWAPKGDIVNQLMKDMCYRPNPDFLNYWYDHSGEAFDWFVEGADYELIPKTADNKQTDKPNFLRPIFWPPLEGYDYKTEYYPFFHGTINLNPNMQWGCENCRDKAKAAGAELIFETFADQLIVGDDGAVAGAYVRDKDGKKFTKINAKAVCLCTGDIGGNPEMRHYYAPQADEFASFYGSLDANGEVANTGDGHRMAIWAGAHMELGPYAPMTHHMGGALGVDAFLQLNMEGNRFMNEDIPGQNIADQLSRQPASKDPEMAKLGTKSWQIFDANWKNELLAQGTGHGFVNYYIPEEEKDQYETVLSGFALGYTTDEMVEGAVTLKADTIEELAEGMGLPVENVKKSIARYNELAAKGVDEDYGKLGTRMFPVDTPPFYACRFDNAGMLVLMGGLECDTDLHPLNDEGEPIKGLYVAGNTQGGRYLVEYPVTVGGHSLACALTFGKLCGENAAAGV; translated from the coding sequence ATGAAGGCAAACACCACCGGTATGTCGCGTCGCGCGTTCCTCGGGCTGGGGGCCACCGCCGCCGTCGCGGCGGGAGCGGGACTCGCGGGCTGCGCGCCCCAGAGCAAGGATGCCGCCGCAGCGGCCGACGCGGGCGCCCAGGGCGCCGAGGGCGGCGCGGCCGCCAGCATGCCCGACCCCACCGCGTACACGCCGTCGTTCCTCGCCAAGCCCGAGGCGCCGGCCGAGGTGGCCGAGGAGAAGGACTGCGACGTGCTCGTCATCGGCCTGGGCCTCGCGGGCGTGGCCGCCGCGCGCTCGGCGGCCGAGGCGGGCGCGAAGGTGATCGGCATCGAGAAGCAGCCCGACATCGGCGTGGTCACCATGGCCGGCGCGTTCGGCGTGGTGAACTCGAAGATCCAGCAGGACGCCGGCATCACGTGGGCGCCGAAGGGCGACATCGTGAACCAGCTGATGAAGGACATGTGCTACCGTCCAAACCCCGATTTCCTCAACTACTGGTACGACCACTCCGGCGAGGCGTTCGACTGGTTCGTGGAGGGCGCCGACTACGAGCTCATCCCCAAGACTGCCGACAACAAGCAGACCGACAAGCCCAACTTCCTGCGCCCCATCTTCTGGCCGCCGCTGGAGGGCTACGACTACAAGACCGAGTACTACCCGTTCTTCCACGGCACCATCAACCTCAACCCCAACATGCAGTGGGGCTGCGAGAACTGCCGCGACAAGGCCAAGGCCGCCGGCGCCGAGCTCATCTTCGAGACGTTCGCCGACCAGCTGATCGTGGGCGATGACGGCGCGGTGGCCGGCGCGTACGTGCGCGACAAGGACGGCAAGAAGTTCACCAAGATCAACGCGAAGGCCGTGTGCCTGTGCACGGGCGACATCGGCGGCAACCCCGAGATGCGCCACTACTACGCCCCGCAGGCCGACGAGTTCGCCAGCTTCTACGGCTCGCTCGACGCCAACGGCGAGGTGGCCAACACCGGCGACGGCCACCGCATGGCCATCTGGGCCGGCGCCCACATGGAGCTCGGGCCCTACGCGCCGATGACGCACCACATGGGCGGAGCGCTTGGCGTGGACGCGTTCCTCCAGCTCAACATGGAGGGCAACCGCTTCATGAACGAGGACATCCCCGGCCAGAACATCGCCGACCAGCTGTCGCGCCAGCCCGCCTCGAAGGACCCGGAGATGGCCAAGCTGGGCACGAAGTCGTGGCAGATCTTCGACGCCAACTGGAAAAACGAGCTCCTGGCCCAGGGCACGGGCCACGGCTTCGTGAACTACTACATCCCCGAGGAGGAGAAGGACCAGTACGAGACGGTGCTTTCGGGCTTCGCGCTGGGCTACACCACCGACGAGATGGTGGAGGGGGCCGTCACGCTCAAGGCAGACACCATCGAGGAGCTGGCCGAAGGCATGGGCCTTCCCGTGGAGAACGTGAAGAAGTCCATCGCGCGCTACAACGAGCTGGCCGCCAAGGGCGTGGACGAGGACTACGGCAAGCTGGGCACGCGCATGTTCCCCGTGGACACGCCGCCGTTCTACGCCTGCCGCTTCGACAACGCCGGCATGCTCGTGCTCATGGGCGGGCTCGAGTGCGACACCGACCTGCATCCCCTGAACGACGAGGGCGAGCCCATCAAGGGCCTCTACGTGGCCGGCAACACCCAGGGCGGGCGCTACCTGGTGGAGTACCCCGTGACCGTGGGCGGCCACAGCCTGGCCTGCGCGCTCACGTTCGGCAAGCTCTGCGGCGAGAACGCGGCCGCGGGCGTGTAG
- a CDS encoding helix-turn-helix transcriptional regulator, translated as MGQLREALGMERTRDAVFFGGYALYLVFSYIAFHSFTIFAPADALDPASQTLFLATVLVARIAVFAAIAFCSLKSSGPQTVVSVLAACGIALFGFLVCGMALQFAHDVDFSRILPWLLFGGVCLGAGDAVMVLLWARFCKTLTLRAVYLYVLVCNVLSLVVYFGMTFLPPEVIVPATAVVFVASSVFVKRSLDIRARIDSEYSRPVMRSAATRLWRPVFGTAVFCFMSGLMMQISGQQQLPLSTVQQTSIVTSAVVVALLLLPALFMKKPFNIGRLYKMALPLSAAGFLLLPLLWNAAGGIVNAFAQLGSMVASIILWCMLADMARDTRLPSALVFSTALACTNGAQLAGILVGFFNASRFTAGSLTLTVVALVSLYLLSMLSLVLFRDKDPGADEAAAPAPQVVVREEQWFAERCAFLAREHQLTAREAEIFALLAQGRTVHGISEKLFVSENTVKSHIKSIYQKLGIHVRAELIELVNEGEA; from the coding sequence ATGGGACAGCTGCGGGAGGCGCTCGGCATGGAGAGGACGCGCGATGCGGTGTTCTTCGGCGGGTACGCGCTGTACCTCGTGTTCTCCTACATCGCCTTCCACTCGTTCACCATCTTCGCGCCGGCCGACGCGCTCGATCCCGCCTCGCAGACGCTGTTCTTGGCCACGGTGCTCGTGGCGCGCATCGCCGTGTTCGCGGCCATCGCGTTCTGCTCGCTGAAATCGTCGGGTCCGCAGACGGTGGTCTCGGTGCTCGCCGCGTGCGGCATCGCGCTGTTCGGCTTTCTCGTGTGCGGCATGGCGCTGCAGTTCGCCCACGACGTGGACTTCTCGCGCATCCTGCCGTGGCTTCTGTTCGGCGGCGTGTGCCTGGGCGCGGGCGACGCGGTGATGGTGCTTCTGTGGGCGCGCTTCTGCAAGACGCTCACGCTGCGCGCGGTGTACCTGTACGTGCTCGTGTGCAACGTGCTCAGCCTGGTCGTGTACTTCGGCATGACGTTTCTGCCGCCGGAGGTCATCGTCCCGGCCACCGCGGTGGTGTTCGTGGCCTCGTCGGTGTTCGTGAAGCGCTCGCTCGACATCCGGGCGCGCATCGACAGCGAGTATTCGCGCCCCGTGATGAGAAGCGCCGCGACGCGCCTGTGGCGGCCCGTGTTCGGCACGGCGGTGTTCTGCTTCATGAGCGGGCTGATGATGCAGATATCGGGACAGCAGCAGCTGCCGCTGTCCACCGTGCAGCAGACGTCCATCGTCACGTCGGCGGTGGTGGTGGCGCTGCTGCTGCTTCCGGCCCTGTTCATGAAGAAGCCGTTCAACATCGGGCGCCTGTACAAGATGGCGCTGCCGCTTTCGGCCGCCGGGTTTTTGCTGCTGCCGCTTCTGTGGAACGCGGCCGGCGGCATCGTGAACGCGTTCGCCCAGCTCGGCTCCATGGTGGCGAGCATCATCCTGTGGTGCATGCTGGCCGACATGGCGCGCGACACGCGACTGCCCTCGGCGCTCGTTTTCTCGACGGCGCTCGCCTGTACGAACGGCGCGCAGCTCGCGGGCATCCTCGTGGGGTTCTTCAACGCGTCGCGCTTCACGGCGGGAAGCCTCACGCTCACCGTGGTGGCCCTCGTGTCGCTCTACCTGCTGTCCATGCTCTCGCTCGTCCTGTTCAGGGACAAGGACCCCGGTGCCGACGAGGCGGCCGCGCCCGCCCCGCAGGTGGTGGTGCGCGAGGAGCAGTGGTTCGCCGAGCGCTGCGCGTTTCTGGCCCGCGAGCACCAGCTCACGGCGCGCGAAGCGGAGATCTTCGCGCTCTTGGCGCAGGGGCGCACGGTGCACGGCATCTCGGAGAAGCTGTTCGTGTCAGAGAACACGGTGAAGTCCCATATCAAGAGCATCTACCAGAAGCTCGGCATCCACGTGCGCGCCGAGCTCATCGAACTGGTGAACGAAGGGGAGGCGTGA
- the sdaAA gene encoding L-serine ammonia-lyase, iron-sulfur-dependent, subunit alpha, with product METLGLTDIIGPVMVGPSSSHTAGALRIASMARGLCLAEPRTAEFRLFGSFAHTLTGHGTDKALVAGMLGLSADDLRIRDSFALAEEAGLAFSFEPAPDADDYDHPNTIDIRVTDAAGNVMDVRGESVGGGAAVIRRIDDIDVRITGENTSLVVCQRDEAGVLAHIATCISEHGVNIATTRVFRRRKGDVAYTVLETDQAVGDAAKAAIEKHPAILDVRIIPGEARAGLGRCGAGDEADALERLAALDFASGSALLSLCEGRDETISEAFLAREAALAASLGCADGSAEYLGRALAVMREAAEGPLREAQPSMGGLIGGEAQAMEALRARGDGVCDEQLALASALAMAVLETNASMGRIVAAPTAGSAGVIPGVLLSLQRTRGLSDDDLARGLACAAAVGYLITRNATVSGAEGGCQAEIGSAAAMAAAAAVELAGGSPAQCLDAAGNALTNMMGLVCDPVAGLVEVPCQKRNAAGAAIALVSAQIALAHIGSLVDFDQTVEAMFKVGRSLPFELRESALGGIAATPSACAWCPVTPPLRSPVR from the coding sequence ATGGAGACGCTCGGATTGACCGATATCATCGGGCCCGTCATGGTGGGCCCGTCGAGCTCGCACACGGCGGGCGCGCTGCGCATCGCCTCCATGGCGCGCGGCCTGTGCTTGGCCGAGCCGCGAACGGCAGAGTTCCGGCTGTTCGGATCGTTCGCGCACACGCTCACGGGGCACGGCACCGACAAGGCGCTCGTGGCGGGCATGCTGGGGCTTTCGGCCGACGATCTGCGCATCCGCGACTCGTTCGCGCTGGCCGAGGAGGCGGGGCTCGCCTTCTCGTTCGAGCCGGCGCCGGACGCGGACGATTACGACCACCCCAACACCATCGACATCCGCGTGACCGACGCCGCCGGCAACGTCATGGACGTGCGCGGCGAGAGCGTGGGCGGCGGGGCGGCCGTCATCCGCCGCATCGATGACATAGACGTGCGCATCACCGGCGAGAACACGAGCCTCGTCGTGTGCCAGCGCGACGAGGCGGGCGTGCTCGCGCACATCGCCACCTGCATCAGCGAGCACGGGGTGAACATCGCCACCACGCGGGTGTTCCGCAGGCGCAAAGGCGACGTGGCCTACACCGTGCTCGAGACGGACCAGGCGGTGGGCGACGCGGCGAAGGCGGCCATCGAGAAGCACCCGGCCATCCTCGACGTGCGCATCATCCCCGGCGAGGCGCGGGCAGGCCTCGGGCGCTGCGGGGCGGGCGATGAGGCCGACGCGCTCGAGCGGCTTGCGGCGCTCGACTTCGCGAGCGGATCGGCGCTGCTCAGCCTGTGCGAGGGGCGGGACGAGACGATCTCCGAGGCCTTCCTCGCGCGCGAGGCGGCGCTGGCGGCGAGCCTGGGATGCGCGGACGGCTCGGCCGAGTACCTGGGCCGCGCGCTCGCCGTAATGCGGGAGGCCGCCGAGGGGCCCTTGCGCGAGGCGCAGCCCTCCATGGGCGGGCTCATCGGGGGCGAGGCGCAGGCGATGGAGGCGCTGAGGGCGCGCGGAGACGGCGTATGCGACGAGCAGCTCGCGCTGGCGAGCGCGCTGGCGATGGCGGTGCTCGAGACGAACGCGTCGATGGGCCGCATCGTGGCCGCCCCCACGGCGGGATCGGCCGGCGTCATCCCCGGCGTGCTGCTTTCGCTGCAGCGCACGCGGGGCCTCTCGGACGACGATCTTGCGCGCGGCCTGGCCTGCGCGGCGGCCGTCGGCTACCTGATTACGCGCAACGCCACGGTGTCGGGCGCGGAGGGCGGATGCCAGGCCGAGATCGGCTCGGCGGCGGCCATGGCGGCGGCCGCAGCCGTGGAGCTTGCCGGCGGCTCGCCCGCGCAGTGCCTCGATGCGGCGGGCAACGCGCTCACGAACATGATGGGGCTCGTGTGCGACCCCGTGGCGGGCCTCGTGGAGGTGCCGTGCCAGAAGCGCAACGCCGCCGGCGCGGCCATCGCCCTCGTGAGCGCGCAGATAGCGCTCGCGCACATCGGCAGCCTCGTCGACTTCGACCAGACCGTGGAGGCGATGTTCAAGGTGGGCCGGTCGCTGCCCTTCGAGCTGCGCGAAAGCGCCCTCGGCGGCATCGCCGCCACGCCGTCCGCCTGCGCCTGGTGCCCCGTCACGCCTCCCCTTCGTTCACCAGTTCGATGA
- a CDS encoding putative manganese-dependent inorganic diphosphatase translates to MPSPIIVVGHKNPDNDSISAAVGYAYLKNRLAEREAEDGKPSCVYVPARLGPLPPESAWVLGESGIPAPEVIAHVHARVMDVMTPDPISIGHDATLLEAGRLLRQHNVRALVVTNDDGTYRGLITTRMIAERYIAATDALEEGGANEMAVAGDLIASLGQKVDDITETDVLVLDKDGLLKEAIEDLMASALREAVVLDDDGFAIGIVTRSDVAVRPKRKVVLVDHNETRQAANGIEEADVVEIVDHHRIADVMTANPIKFLNLPVGSTATIVTMEFRRHGVEIPPEIARVLLSAIMTDTVILKSPTATYVDREQVDHLAAIAGVDPVEFGLAVFKCRGGEGDMKVEKLVGADAKEFLIGDAVVLIAQHETVDLPSVMEREQEIREHMRQLRDDHGYEFVLLMVTDIMAEGSQFLCEGNRRIVNRVFGIECTGVGGTWMPGVLSRKKQVAARILGS, encoded by the coding sequence ATGCCGTCACCCATCATCGTCGTGGGCCATAAGAATCCCGACAACGACTCCATCAGCGCGGCGGTGGGCTACGCCTACCTCAAGAACCGCCTGGCCGAGCGCGAGGCCGAGGACGGGAAGCCCTCGTGCGTCTACGTGCCCGCGCGCCTGGGCCCGCTGCCGCCGGAGAGCGCATGGGTCCTCGGGGAAAGCGGCATCCCCGCGCCGGAGGTGATCGCGCACGTGCACGCGCGCGTCATGGACGTGATGACGCCGGATCCCATCTCCATCGGCCACGACGCCACGCTGCTCGAGGCCGGGCGGCTGCTGCGGCAGCACAACGTGCGCGCGCTCGTCGTCACCAACGACGACGGCACCTACCGCGGCCTCATCACCACCCGCATGATCGCCGAGCGCTACATCGCCGCCACCGACGCGCTCGAGGAGGGCGGTGCCAACGAGATGGCCGTCGCGGGCGACCTCATCGCCTCGCTCGGGCAGAAGGTGGACGACATCACCGAGACCGACGTGCTCGTGCTCGACAAGGACGGCCTGCTCAAGGAGGCTATCGAGGACCTCATGGCAAGCGCCTTGCGCGAAGCCGTGGTGCTCGACGACGACGGGTTCGCCATCGGTATCGTCACGCGCTCGGACGTGGCCGTGCGCCCGAAGCGCAAGGTGGTGCTCGTCGACCACAACGAGACGCGCCAGGCCGCCAACGGCATCGAGGAGGCCGACGTCGTGGAGATCGTCGACCACCACCGCATCGCCGACGTCATGACCGCCAACCCCATCAAGTTCCTGAACCTGCCCGTGGGATCCACGGCCACCATCGTGACCATGGAGTTCCGCCGCCACGGCGTGGAGATCCCGCCGGAGATCGCGCGCGTGCTCCTGTCCGCCATCATGACCGACACGGTCATCCTCAAGTCGCCCACGGCCACCTACGTCGATCGCGAGCAGGTGGACCACCTGGCCGCCATCGCGGGCGTCGACCCCGTGGAGTTCGGCCTGGCCGTGTTCAAGTGCCGCGGCGGCGAGGGCGACATGAAGGTGGAGAAGCTGGTGGGCGCCGACGCGAAGGAGTTCCTCATCGGCGACGCCGTCGTGCTCATCGCCCAGCACGAGACGGTGGACCTGCCCTCCGTGATGGAGCGCGAGCAGGAGATCCGCGAGCACATGCGGCAGCTGCGCGACGACCACGGCTACGAGTTCGTGCTGCTCATGGTCACCGACATCATGGCCGAGGGCAGCCAGTTCCTCTGCGAGGGCAACCGCCGCATCGTGAACCGCGTGTTCGGCATCGAATGCACGGGCGTGGGCGGCACCTGGATGCCCGGCGTGCTCTCCCGCAAGAAGCAAGTGGCCGCCCGCATCCTGGGCTCGTAA
- a CDS encoding nitroreductase family protein has translation MLHDTIKACRSYRRFDESEPLSRKQLVSWVDAARLTASSGNAQPLRFAVVHDEEDRARVFACCAWAKALPDWDGPAPGERPGGYIVVCRDVERTLADTFTAWDEGIVAQTIMLQAVEAGYGGCIVGSFKKRSLAEVLGIDAERFQPDLVLALGKPVEDVRIVDMPADGETAYWRDDAGVHYVPKRALADVLL, from the coding sequence ATGCTGCACGACACCATCAAGGCCTGCCGAAGCTATCGGCGTTTCGACGAATCCGAGCCGCTCAGCCGCAAGCAGCTCGTATCCTGGGTGGACGCCGCCCGGCTCACGGCCTCGAGCGGCAACGCGCAGCCCCTGCGCTTCGCGGTCGTCCACGACGAGGAGGACCGCGCCCGCGTGTTCGCCTGCTGCGCCTGGGCCAAGGCCCTGCCCGACTGGGACGGCCCCGCGCCCGGCGAGCGCCCGGGCGGCTACATCGTCGTCTGCCGGGACGTCGAGCGCACGCTCGCCGACACGTTCACCGCCTGGGACGAGGGCATCGTCGCGCAGACCATCATGCTGCAGGCGGTCGAGGCGGGCTACGGCGGCTGCATCGTGGGGTCGTTCAAGAAGCGGAGCCTCGCCGAAGTCCTCGGCATCGACGCGGAGCGCTTCCAACCCGACCTGGTGCTCGCGCTCGGCAAGCCCGTGGAGGACGTGCGCATCGTGGACATGCCCGCCGACGGCGAGACGGCGTACTGGCGCGACGACGCGGGCGTCCACTACGTGCCGAAGCGCGCGCTTGCCGACGTGCTGCTGTAA
- a CDS encoding M20/M25/M40 family metallo-hydrolase, with amino-acid sequence MNPQRLFDLFFELVRIESPSRHEAAMAARCADELRDLGFEVRFDESAAQTGSDTGNLIARLPGTAAGSVVLSAHLDTVRPCAGIEPVVEDGVVRSAGDTILSADDKAGVAAILEGVRAVVESGTPRPEIVVLLTTCEELHLLGSGALAAGELPQGAPCYVFDADGAPGTVIVGAPCHWNLEARFAGKAAHAGVAPETGVSAIAMAAAAVAAMPLGRIDEATTANIGMIQGGRETNVVPESCELAGECRSLYDERAEAQKAAMTAALEDAAARFGGSVEVAWTKSYGAVLYDEDDELVQAISRAARAAGLEPRLHRSGGGADANVLASRGVRAVTLGIGMAAFHSPDEHIKVADLEGAARLAEALILEEAEG; translated from the coding sequence ATGAACCCGCAGCGCCTGTTCGACCTCTTCTTCGAACTCGTCCGCATCGAGAGCCCCTCGCGCCACGAGGCCGCGATGGCCGCCCGCTGCGCAGACGAGCTGCGCGATCTGGGCTTCGAGGTGCGCTTCGACGAATCTGCCGCGCAGACGGGCTCGGACACGGGCAACCTCATCGCGCGCCTGCCCGGCACCGCCGCAGGCAGCGTCGTGCTGTCGGCGCATCTGGACACCGTGCGCCCGTGCGCGGGCATTGAGCCCGTCGTAGAGGACGGCGTCGTGCGCTCGGCCGGCGACACCATCCTCTCGGCCGACGACAAGGCGGGCGTCGCGGCCATCCTGGAGGGCGTGCGCGCGGTCGTGGAGTCGGGCACGCCCAGGCCTGAGATCGTCGTGCTCCTCACCACCTGCGAGGAGCTGCATTTGCTGGGCTCGGGGGCGCTCGCGGCGGGCGAGCTTCCGCAAGGCGCGCCCTGCTACGTGTTCGACGCCGACGGCGCGCCTGGCACCGTGATCGTGGGCGCGCCGTGCCATTGGAACCTCGAGGCGCGCTTCGCGGGGAAGGCGGCGCACGCGGGCGTGGCGCCGGAGACGGGCGTGTCGGCCATCGCGATGGCGGCCGCCGCCGTTGCCGCCATGCCGCTCGGGCGCATCGACGAGGCCACCACGGCCAACATCGGCATGATCCAGGGCGGCCGCGAGACGAACGTCGTGCCCGAGTCGTGCGAGCTGGCGGGGGAGTGCCGCTCGCTCTACGACGAGCGCGCCGAGGCGCAGAAGGCCGCCATGACCGCCGCGCTCGAGGACGCCGCCGCGCGCTTCGGCGGCTCCGTGGAGGTAGCGTGGACGAAGAGCTACGGCGCCGTGCTCTACGACGAGGACGACGAGCTGGTGCAGGCCATCTCCCGCGCCGCGCGGGCGGCCGGCCTCGAGCCCAGGCTGCATCGCTCAGGCGGCGGGGCCGACGCCAACGTGCTCGCGTCCCGCGGCGTGCGCGCCGTCACGCTCGGCATCGGCATGGCCGCCTTCCATTCGCCCGACGAGCACATCAAAGTGGCCGACCTCGAAGGCGCCGCCCGCCTCGCCGAGGCCCTCATCCTGGAGGAAGCCGAGGGCTAG